In Candidatus Micrarchaeota archaeon, the sequence AGCCTTGACAGCAGCAGCGAGGGCATTTCCTCAACGGTATTGCTGGAAGGGGGCATGGTCTACGTAGCATATGGGCCGTTAGGGCCTGAAAGTGTTGCGGCGCTGTACCAGTCAAACGGCACGACAGCGTGGGTTACTGCCCTTAATACAACGATGACATCGGTTTGGGCGTCTCCAATACTCTACAACGGACTCATTTACATAGGCACTGCCGCGAACCAGGCAGTGCTCAACAACGAGTCCAATGCATCGAGGCAGGGGGAGATATACGCGCTAAACGCATCGACAGGTGCCTTGGTCTGGAATACCATACTAGCAGGAAATTCCGGAGGTGCATCTATATGGGGCTCTGTAGTCGTTGATCCTGTGCTCAATTCCGTTTACCTTGGAACAGGAAACTCTTTCGGCAACGACAGCAATTCCTTGTACGCTTACTCGGTGGTGTCGCTTAATGCCGCAAACGGAAACATAAACTGGTACAACCAGGTTTACAACGGAATAACTTACGGCAAGGACCTTGACTTCGGATCTACGCCCAACCTGTTTTCATTTGTGCTGAACGGAACGACCTACAATGCAATAGGCATAGGGAACAAGGATGCAAACTACTACATTTTTGACAGGTATAGCAGCAAATACATAGAGAAGTTCCCCAACGGCGGGGCCGCAGACGGAGGGATAATAGGGCTTGCCGGATTTATCTACAGGAACGGCTCTGTAAACGACACCGAGCTGTTCATACCTTCAAACTACAATGCCACAAATTCTAGCGGCAATGGGGGAGAAGTAGAAGCAATATACCCGTCAAACGGCTTCAGTCCGTGGCATGTAGTCACGCCAGGTGCAATAGAGGGATCCGTTTCAATAATACCTGGCGCAGTCATATTCGGGGACAACCGGGGAAACATGTATGCAGTATCAATAAATGACGGCAAAGTGATTTTCAATACCACTTTAAATAGGGGCATAGAGGCGGGTATAA encodes:
- a CDS encoding PQQ-binding-like beta-propeller repeat protein, with the protein product SLDSSSEGISSTVLLEGGMVYVAYGPLGPESVAALYQSNGTTAWVTALNTTMTSVWASPILYNGLIYIGTAANQAVLNNESNASRQGEIYALNASTGALVWNTILAGNSGGASIWGSVVVDPVLNSVYLGTGNSFGNDSNSLYAYSVVSLNAANGNINWYNQVYNGITYGKDLDFGSTPNLFSFVLNGTTYNAIGIGNKDANYYIFDRYSSKYIEKFPNGGAADGGIIGLAGFIYRNGSVNDTELFIPSNYNATNSSGNGGEVEAIYPSNGFSPWHVVTPGAIEGSVSIIPGAVIFGDNRGNMYAVSINDGKVIFNTTLNRGIEAGITPAEGHILVPTAFGNSGEPGLYAFAASAEKNNNANTAGEMLINYTYSITPSTPGYIYIAGANTLIRINSATPTNATLVAINVTNTIQLPGLLIPVVVLNLSITAPANITSRFTMSYPCYLQQDTIEPYILENAEWQRINSFSIDPEACRISFSLSNHQTIGIFVNQQAAARAQNSTNSTAPKVVQQSQNISKQSGGKLTADDVELIIIFIISLAIIAYFIRKE